Proteins from one Pseudomonas bijieensis genomic window:
- a CDS encoding lipopolysaccharide kinase InaA family protein, with protein sequence MTDFLAAEDRALLQRHGLDSFEALWARQLEAVDEPNTSSDGWSSVFRLELEGQGYYLKRQSNYLTRTWSHPFGEPSFSREFRNISRYRQLGIPALQAVFYGQRKVDGEVRAILLTRALDGWDDLDSLLQRWPSLTTAQRTTILDACGQLARRLHGMHQVHGCFYPKHIFLQATASGYQAQLIDLEKTRPLLFGQRDRVKDLEPLLRRAAVWSDADVRQLLSTYLDQPLDSGLVDSWMTRLTARRSHKEAR encoded by the coding sequence ATGACTGATTTTCTGGCCGCTGAAGACCGGGCGTTGTTGCAGCGTCATGGCCTGGACAGCTTCGAGGCCTTGTGGGCGCGGCAACTGGAGGCGGTGGACGAACCCAATACCTCGAGCGACGGCTGGAGCAGCGTGTTCCGACTGGAGCTGGAAGGGCAGGGTTATTACCTCAAGCGCCAGAGCAATTACCTGACCCGAACCTGGTCCCACCCGTTTGGCGAACCGAGTTTTTCCCGGGAGTTTCGCAACATCAGCCGTTATCGCCAGTTGGGGATTCCGGCCCTGCAAGCGGTGTTCTACGGCCAGCGCAAAGTGGATGGCGAGGTGCGAGCGATCCTGCTGACCCGCGCCCTGGATGGCTGGGACGACCTGGATTCACTCTTGCAACGCTGGCCGAGCCTGACGACGGCGCAGCGCACCACCATCCTCGACGCCTGCGGTCAGTTGGCGCGGCGACTGCACGGCATGCATCAGGTGCACGGCTGCTTTTATCCGAAACACATCTTCCTGCAAGCCACCGCCAGCGGTTACCAGGCGCAATTGATCGACCTGGAAAAGACCCGGCCACTGCTGTTCGGCCAACGGGATCGGGTCAAGGACCTGGAGCCTCTGCTGCGTCGCGCGGCAGTCTGGAGCGATGCCGATGTGCGCCAATTGCTGTCTACCTACCTGGACCAGCCGCTCGACAGTGGGCTGGTCGACAGCTGGATGACCCGCCTGACCGCCCGGCGTAGCCACAAGGAAGCCCGTTGA
- a CDS encoding antimicrobial resistance protein Mig-14 yields the protein MLNRFQGWRERGWTAVDASIYAQAWQRFGGSVATHPLVVERLAALAGIPVRYLAFEQDGELKAAIPTWGRDLALSKDVLKRSGKKGLFDLGNAELILPAAPDAQAPLRHRGRYLSALNEGRFSGLKLQQEQLAMARTPEELSKKFRYNQRRELRLLEEAGGVVRPVDEFSSAELASIYCDLFLRRWGFAATGAERMGEVIELLREWLIGSVIFLNDAPIAIQLVYRVEAPEWISVEYINGGVDPQTREFSPGSVLSFLNTQSAWEHARAAGKPLRFSFGRADREYKDRWCNPVPVFTV from the coding sequence ATGCTCAACCGATTCCAAGGCTGGCGCGAGCGCGGCTGGACCGCTGTCGATGCGTCGATTTATGCCCAGGCCTGGCAGCGTTTTGGCGGCAGTGTGGCGACCCATCCTTTGGTGGTCGAGCGCCTGGCGGCCCTGGCCGGGATTCCCGTGCGCTACCTGGCGTTCGAGCAGGATGGCGAACTCAAGGCCGCCATACCGACCTGGGGCCGCGACCTGGCGCTGTCCAAAGACGTGCTCAAGCGCAGCGGCAAGAAGGGCCTGTTCGACCTGGGCAATGCCGAGCTGATCCTGCCGGCGGCGCCCGATGCACAAGCCCCGTTGCGGCATCGTGGACGTTACCTGTCGGCCCTCAATGAGGGACGCTTCAGCGGCTTGAAGTTGCAGCAGGAACAACTGGCCATGGCCCGCACGCCGGAAGAACTGTCCAAGAAGTTTCGCTACAACCAGCGCCGCGAGTTGCGTTTGCTGGAAGAGGCGGGCGGGGTGGTACGGCCGGTCGACGAGTTTTCCAGCGCCGAGTTGGCCTCGATCTACTGTGACCTGTTCCTGCGTCGCTGGGGCTTTGCGGCCACCGGTGCCGAGCGCATGGGCGAGGTGATCGAGTTGCTGCGCGAATGGTTGATCGGCTCGGTGATTTTTCTCAACGATGCGCCGATTGCCATCCAGTTGGTGTATCGCGTCGAAGCGCCCGAGTGGATCAGCGTCGAGTACATCAACGGTGGCGTCGACCCGCAGACCCGCGAATTCAGCCCTGGCAGCGTGTTGAGCTTCCTCAACACCCAAAGCGCCTGGGAACATGCTCGTGCC
- the rfaP gene encoding lipopolysaccharide core heptose(I) kinase RfaP, producing MKLMLAEPFKSLWAGRDAFAEVEALKGEVYRELEARRTLRTEVDGRGFFVKIHRGIGWGEIFKNLFTAKLPVLGAGQEWKAIQRLQEVGVPTMTAVAYGEKGRNPADQHSFIVTEELAPTVSLEDFSIDWVKQPPQPTLKRALIAEVARMTGMMHRAGVNHRDCYICHFLLHTDKPVTPADFKLSVIDLHRAQTRPAITTRWRNKDLAALYFSALDIGLTRRDKLRFLKGYFQQPLRRILAEEAALLAWLEGKANKLYARKQRYGDAL from the coding sequence ATGAAATTGATGCTGGCCGAACCGTTCAAGAGCCTTTGGGCCGGGCGCGATGCGTTCGCCGAAGTCGAGGCGCTCAAGGGCGAGGTCTATCGCGAACTGGAAGCCCGGCGCACCTTGCGCACGGAGGTGGACGGTCGTGGTTTTTTCGTGAAGATCCACCGTGGTATCGGTTGGGGCGAGATCTTCAAGAACCTGTTCACCGCCAAGCTGCCGGTACTCGGCGCGGGTCAGGAGTGGAAGGCGATCCAGCGTTTGCAGGAAGTCGGCGTACCGACCATGACGGCTGTAGCCTACGGCGAGAAAGGCCGCAACCCGGCGGACCAGCACTCGTTCATCGTCACCGAAGAGCTGGCGCCGACCGTCAGCCTCGAAGACTTCAGCATCGACTGGGTCAAGCAGCCGCCGCAACCGACACTCAAGCGTGCCCTGATCGCCGAAGTGGCGCGCATGACCGGCATGATGCATCGCGCCGGGGTCAATCATCGTGACTGCTACATCTGCCACTTCCTGTTGCATACCGACAAGCCGGTGACGCCGGCGGATTTCAAACTCTCGGTGATCGACCTGCACCGCGCCCAGACCCGCCCGGCCATCACCACTCGCTGGCGCAACAAGGACCTGGCGGCACTGTATTTCTCGGCGCTGGACATCGGCCTGACCCGCCGCGACAAGTTGCGTTTCCTCAAGGGCTATTTCCAGCAGCCGTTACGGCGGATTCTCGCCGAAGAGGCTGCGTTGCTGGCCTGGCTCGAAGGCAAGGCCAACAAGCTGTATGCCCGCAAGCAGCGGTACGGGGACGCGCTCTGA
- a CDS encoding carbamoyltransferase produces the protein MALTILGLSGALSHDPSAALYIDGKLIAAAEEERFVRDKHAKNRMPYESAKFCLEQAGIKPSDVDVVAIPFAPISLFGEARWHYAKRYWYAPDRALDAILMGNRRYKRYRRKIVWCLEQLGFDPKKIKIEPVEHHLAHASSAYHCSGFQEKTAILGIDGKGEYATTFFGYGENGKIHKIKEFFDPDSLGGLYGAITEFLGFEMLDGEFKVMGMAPYGDASKYDFSRLASFENGELVINTDYANVIGLRRYKEKGKGFYFSPKLIEWLGPKREGDIADEPYIHYAASMQALFEKLALQMIDHYLGDVLKETGKLAFAGGCALNVKLNQKIIARDDVKELFVQPASGDAGTAVGAAAYVSHARGVPVEKMEHVYLGPAYSNEDVIAACARHPSKPAWRKIDNTPERIAKIMVDGNPVAWFQGRMEFGPRALGGRSIIGCPSASGVADRINEQIKFRERWRPFCPSMLDTVAPQMIKVDHPAPFMTFTFEVAEEWKTRVPEVVHEDGTSRAQVLKREYNPRYYDMMKALEVLTGNGVSLNTSLNRRGEPMICSPTDALNMFYGSDLQYLIMEDILVVKDGVDAYDTLG, from the coding sequence GTGGCATTGACGATTCTTGGCCTGTCCGGCGCCCTTAGCCATGATCCTTCCGCAGCGCTGTACATTGACGGCAAGCTGATCGCGGCGGCCGAGGAAGAGCGCTTCGTACGCGATAAACATGCAAAGAACCGCATGCCCTACGAGTCGGCGAAGTTCTGCCTGGAACAGGCTGGCATCAAACCGTCCGACGTTGACGTGGTGGCGATTCCCTTCGCCCCGATCAGCCTGTTCGGCGAGGCTCGCTGGCACTACGCCAAGCGTTACTGGTACGCCCCGGACCGCGCCCTCGACGCGATCCTGATGGGTAACCGTCGCTACAAGCGCTATCGCCGCAAGATCGTCTGGTGCCTGGAGCAACTGGGCTTCGATCCGAAAAAAATCAAGATCGAGCCGGTCGAGCACCACCTGGCCCACGCCTCCAGCGCCTACCACTGCTCGGGCTTCCAGGAAAAAACCGCGATCCTGGGCATCGATGGCAAGGGCGAATACGCCACGACCTTCTTCGGCTACGGCGAAAACGGCAAGATCCACAAGATCAAGGAATTCTTCGACCCAGACTCCCTGGGTGGCCTGTACGGCGCGATCACCGAGTTTCTCGGTTTTGAAATGCTCGACGGTGAATTCAAGGTCATGGGCATGGCGCCTTACGGCGATGCCAGCAAGTACGATTTCTCGCGCCTGGCCTCGTTCGAAAACGGCGAGCTGGTGATCAACACCGACTATGCCAACGTGATCGGCCTGCGTCGCTATAAAGAGAAGGGCAAGGGTTTCTACTTCTCGCCGAAGCTGATCGAGTGGCTCGGCCCGAAACGCGAAGGCGACATCGCCGACGAGCCGTACATTCACTACGCGGCCAGCATGCAGGCGCTGTTCGAGAAGCTCGCGCTGCAAATGATCGATCACTACCTGGGCGACGTACTCAAGGAAACCGGCAAGCTGGCTTTCGCCGGCGGCTGCGCGTTGAACGTCAAGCTGAACCAGAAAATCATCGCCCGCGACGACGTCAAGGAGCTGTTCGTGCAACCGGCTTCCGGTGACGCCGGTACCGCGGTGGGTGCGGCGGCTTATGTGTCCCACGCCCGTGGTGTGCCGGTAGAGAAGATGGAACATGTCTACCTCGGCCCGGCCTACAGCAACGAAGACGTGATCGCTGCATGCGCCCGCCATCCGAGCAAGCCGGCATGGCGCAAGATCGACAACACGCCTGAGCGCATCGCCAAGATCATGGTCGACGGCAATCCGGTGGCCTGGTTCCAGGGGCGCATGGAGTTTGGCCCGCGCGCCCTGGGCGGTCGCTCGATCATTGGCTGCCCGAGCGCCAGCGGCGTGGCCGATCGCATCAACGAACAGATCAAGTTCCGCGAGCGCTGGAGGCCTTTCTGCCCGTCGATGCTCGACACCGTCGCGCCGCAGATGATCAAGGTCGACCACCCGGCGCCGTTCATGACCTTCACCTTCGAAGTGGCCGAAGAATGGAAAACCCGCGTGCCGGAAGTCGTCCATGAAGACGGCACGTCCCGGGCCCAGGTGCTCAAGCGTGAATACAACCCGCGCTACTACGACATGATGAAGGCGCTGGAAGTCCTGACCGGCAACGGCGTGTCGCTGAATACTTCGCTCAACCGTCGTGGCGAACCGATGATCTGCTCGCCGACCGACGCGCTGAACATGTTCTATGGTTCCGACCTGCAGTACCTGATCATGGAAGACATCCTGGTGGTCAAAGACGGCGTGGACGCTTATGACACGCTCGGCTGA
- a CDS encoding glycosyltransferase family 4 protein, translating to MQLAFVLYKYFPFGGLQRDFMRIALECQRRGHQIRVYTLIWEGDVPPGFEVLVAPVKALFNHRRNEKLSAWMEADLAKRPVDRLIGFNKMPGLDVYYAADGCFEDKAQNLRNSLYRRWGRYRHFAEYERAVFAKDAKTDVLMISEVQQPLFIKHYGTPLERFHLLPPGIAQDRRRPADAEEIRAAFRAEFELAADDLLLVQIGSGFKTKGVDRSLKALAALPAELRKRTRLFVIGQDDPKVFQLQSAALGLGDNVRFLKGRSDIPRFLLGADLLIHPAYNENTGTVLLEALVAGLPVLVSAVCGYAHYIAEADSGLVLDEPFEQAQLTEYLGRMLSDADARAAWSRNGLAFAETADLYSMPQHAADVILAEHAQ from the coding sequence ATGCAATTGGCTTTTGTCCTTTACAAGTACTTCCCCTTCGGTGGCCTGCAGCGTGACTTCATGCGCATCGCCCTGGAATGCCAGCGACGCGGCCACCAGATCCGTGTCTACACGCTGATCTGGGAAGGCGACGTGCCGCCTGGCTTCGAGGTGCTGGTGGCGCCGGTCAAGGCGCTGTTCAACCATCGCCGCAACGAGAAGCTCAGTGCGTGGATGGAGGCCGATCTGGCCAAGCGCCCGGTGGACCGTTTGATCGGCTTCAACAAAATGCCCGGCCTGGACGTGTACTACGCCGCCGACGGCTGCTTCGAAGACAAGGCGCAGAACCTGCGCAATTCGCTGTACCGGCGCTGGGGTCGCTACCGGCATTTCGCCGAGTACGAGCGGGCGGTGTTCGCCAAGGACGCCAAGACTGACGTGCTGATGATCTCCGAAGTCCAGCAGCCACTGTTCATCAAGCATTACGGCACGCCGCTGGAACGCTTTCACCTGCTGCCACCGGGCATCGCCCAGGACCGCCGTCGGCCCGCCGATGCCGAGGAGATCCGCGCGGCGTTCCGGGCTGAATTCGAGCTGGCCGCCGACGACCTGCTGCTGGTGCAGATCGGCTCCGGGTTCAAGACCAAGGGCGTGGATCGCAGCCTCAAGGCTCTGGCCGCGTTGCCAGCCGAACTGCGAAAACGCACCCGGCTGTTTGTAATCGGCCAGGACGACCCCAAAGTATTCCAACTGCAGAGCGCTGCGTTGGGGCTCGGTGACAATGTGCGGTTCCTCAAGGGCCGCAGCGACATCCCGCGTTTCCTGTTGGGCGCCGACCTGTTGATCCATCCGGCGTACAACGAGAACACTGGCACCGTGCTGCTCGAAGCGCTGGTGGCCGGGTTGCCGGTACTGGTCAGCGCGGTATGTGGGTACGCCCATTACATCGCCGAGGCCGACAGTGGCCTGGTGCTCGACGAGCCGTTCGAACAAGCACAGCTCACCGAGTACCTGGGCCGTATGTTGAGCGACGCCGATGCCCGGGCGGCCTGGAGCCGCAATGGTCTGGCCTTCGCCGAGACGGCCGACCTCTACAGCATGCCGCAGCACGCGGCCGATGTGATATTGGCGGAGCACGCACAATGA
- the waaF gene encoding lipopolysaccharide heptosyltransferase II, translating to MNILIVGPSWVGDMVMAQTLFQCLKQRHPQCEIDVLAPEWSRPILERMPEVRKALSFPLGHGVLELATRRRIGKSLAGQYDQAILLPNSLKSALVPFFARIPKRTGWRGEFRYGLLNDVRTLDKERYPLMIERFMALAYEPGVELPKPYPRPSLAIDPVTREAALAKFDLSLDRPVLALCPGAEFGESKRWPAEHYAQVAEAKIREGWQVWLFGSKKDHPVGEDIRSRLIPGLREESVNLSGDTSLAEAIDLLSCADSVVSNDSGLMHVAAALNRPLVAVYGSTSPGFTPPLADKVEVVRLGIECSPCFDRTCRFGHYNCLRQLMPPAVNEALERLQGTPVEVR from the coding sequence ATGAATATTCTGATCGTTGGGCCCAGTTGGGTCGGTGACATGGTGATGGCGCAGACACTGTTCCAGTGCCTGAAACAGCGCCATCCGCAGTGCGAAATCGACGTCCTGGCCCCCGAGTGGAGCCGGCCGATCCTTGAGCGCATGCCCGAAGTACGCAAGGCCTTGAGCTTCCCGCTCGGCCACGGCGTGTTGGAACTGGCGACCCGTCGGCGTATCGGCAAATCCCTGGCCGGCCAGTACGACCAGGCGATCCTGTTGCCCAATTCGTTGAAATCGGCACTGGTGCCGTTCTTCGCCCGTATCCCCAAGCGCACCGGCTGGCGTGGCGAGTTTCGCTACGGCCTGCTCAACGATGTGCGCACACTGGATAAAGAACGTTATCCGCTGATGATCGAGCGCTTCATGGCCCTGGCCTACGAGCCTGGGGTCGAGTTGCCCAAACCCTATCCGCGACCGAGCCTTGCGATCGACCCGGTGACCCGTGAAGCGGCGCTGGCCAAGTTCGACCTGAGCCTGGATCGTCCGGTGCTGGCTCTCTGTCCGGGTGCCGAGTTCGGTGAATCCAAGCGCTGGCCGGCGGAGCATTACGCCCAGGTTGCCGAGGCGAAGATTCGCGAAGGCTGGCAAGTCTGGCTGTTCGGCTCGAAAAAAGATCATCCGGTGGGCGAGGACATCCGCTCGCGGTTGATCCCGGGGCTTCGGGAAGAGTCGGTGAACCTCAGCGGCGACACCTCCCTGGCCGAGGCCATCGACCTGCTGTCCTGCGCCGATTCCGTGGTGTCCAACGACTCCGGCCTGATGCACGTGGCCGCCGCCCTGAATCGGCCATTGGTGGCGGTCTACGGCTCTACTTCGCCAGGCTTCACACCACCGTTGGCCGACAAGGTCGAAGTCGTGCGCCTGGGCATCGAGTGCAGCCCGTGCTTCGACCGCACCTGCCGCTTCGGTCATTACAACTGCCTGCGCCAGCTTATGCCGCCTGCCGTGAACGAAGCCTTGGAACGTTTGCAAGGCACACCCGTGGAGGTCCGGTAA
- the waaC gene encoding lipopolysaccharide heptosyltransferase I, translating into MRVLLIKTSSLGDVVHTLPALTDAARAIPGIKFDWVVEEGFTEIPTWHPAVGKVIPVAIRRWRKNLWQTIKSGEWRRFKQNVRAEKYDLVIDAQGLLKSAWLTRYVKAPVAGLDKHSAREPLAARFYSRRLAVARGQHAVERVRQLFALALGYDLPQTQGSYGLDIDRLVELPRPYPYVVFLHGTTWESKHWPELYWRQLTERMGQFGVVVKLPWGNPAEKARAERIASGLRNALVLPKLNLGGMGKVLAGAQACVAVDTGLGHLAAALDVPTISLLGPTNPVLTGAYGKGQIHLASDFPCAPCMQKQCTYPPTAEDARRFDLKREQPLCFTRLNPERVASHLSTLLAEEPR; encoded by the coding sequence TTGCGGGTATTGCTGATCAAGACCTCTTCGCTGGGGGATGTGGTTCATACCCTGCCGGCGCTGACCGACGCGGCGCGAGCGATTCCTGGCATCAAGTTCGATTGGGTGGTGGAAGAAGGCTTCACCGAAATCCCCACCTGGCACCCGGCCGTGGGCAAGGTCATCCCGGTGGCGATCCGGCGCTGGCGCAAGAACCTCTGGCAAACCATCAAGAGTGGCGAATGGCGACGCTTCAAACAGAACGTGCGGGCCGAAAAGTACGACCTGGTGATCGACGCCCAGGGCCTGCTGAAAAGCGCCTGGCTGACCCGCTACGTCAAGGCCCCGGTCGCCGGCCTGGATAAGCACTCGGCCCGCGAACCCCTGGCGGCGCGCTTTTATTCCCGGCGCCTGGCGGTGGCCCGTGGTCAGCATGCGGTCGAGCGCGTGCGCCAGTTGTTTGCTCTGGCGCTGGGCTATGACTTGCCGCAAACCCAGGGCAGTTATGGCCTCGACATCGACCGATTGGTGGAATTGCCACGCCCCTACCCCTACGTGGTGTTCCTGCACGGCACGACCTGGGAGTCCAAGCATTGGCCCGAACTTTACTGGCGCCAGCTCACCGAGCGCATGGGGCAGTTCGGAGTGGTGGTAAAACTGCCGTGGGGCAACCCCGCCGAAAAGGCCCGGGCCGAACGCATCGCCAGCGGGCTGCGCAACGCCTTGGTACTGCCGAAACTGAACCTGGGCGGGATGGGCAAGGTGCTTGCCGGCGCCCAGGCCTGCGTGGCCGTGGACACCGGTCTGGGGCATCTGGCCGCGGCCCTGGACGTGCCGACCATTTCGCTGCTCGGTCCGACCAATCCGGTGCTGACCGGCGCCTACGGCAAGGGCCAGATTCACCTCGCCAGTGATTTCCCCTGCGCGCCGTGCATGCAGAAACAATGCACTTACCCGCCGACCGCCGAAGATGCTCGGCGGTTTGACCTGAAACGCGAGCAGCCCCTGTGCTTCACGCGTCTGAACCCCGAGCGTGTTGCCAGCCACCTGAGCACGTTATTGGCTGAGGAGCCGCGCTGA
- a CDS encoding lipopolysaccharide kinase InaA family protein produces MSGWNLEPEYVELAQDFGSLDAVFALQGERLTRDPLSEVIRVQRNGVNYYVKRYVGAGKGLRRYLGKPRVKSEWQNLKRFAKWGIPTAEVVGWGLERNGATYARGALITRELPHTEDLSALAERHDPRLADRAWVDGVSRQLAGYTRTMHDHRFTHNDLKWRNLLIDDRSRLFLIDCPNGDFWRGFWLKYRITKDLACLDKVAKYHLSATQRLRFYLQYRQRDRLDACDKKRIRHVVRFFEGRE; encoded by the coding sequence ATGTCGGGTTGGAATCTGGAACCGGAGTACGTCGAGCTGGCGCAGGACTTTGGCAGTCTCGACGCGGTGTTCGCGTTGCAAGGGGAGCGTTTGACCCGTGACCCGTTGTCAGAGGTGATCCGGGTGCAGCGCAACGGCGTGAACTATTACGTCAAGCGCTACGTCGGCGCCGGCAAGGGTTTGCGCCGCTACCTGGGCAAGCCGCGGGTCAAGTCCGAGTGGCAGAACCTCAAGCGCTTCGCCAAATGGGGCATCCCCACCGCCGAAGTCGTGGGCTGGGGCTTGGAGCGAAACGGCGCGACTTATGCCCGTGGCGCGCTGATCACCCGCGAACTGCCGCATACCGAGGACCTCTCGGCCCTGGCCGAGCGGCACGACCCGCGACTGGCGGATCGCGCCTGGGTCGATGGCGTGAGCCGGCAATTGGCCGGCTACACGCGGACCATGCACGACCATCGCTTCACCCATAACGATCTGAAGTGGCGCAACCTGTTGATCGACGATCGCTCGCGGCTGTTTCTGATCGACTGTCCAAACGGCGACTTCTGGCGTGGTTTCTGGCTCAAGTACCGTATCACCAAGGATTTGGCGTGCCTGGATAAAGTGGCCAAATACCATTTGTCGGCCACGCAGCGCCTGCGTTTTTATCTGCAATACCGTCAGCGCGACCGGCTCGATGCGTGCGACAAGAAACGCATCCGTCACGTGGTAAGATTTTTCGAGGGGCGTGAATGA
- a CDS encoding glycosyltransferase gives MTRSAERHVLQFCHGYDGPFLDCARQYASLFAGTGYRVTTVFLTGAADAEVAAGCASDEVLFMEYSSSAVRGLKLGAISDLRKIAASRNFSFCIAHRFKPIYIALLGTRLPVIGVHHAFGDYQRRTRRLFAHVFRKRLSLLGVSDAVRDDMRRCLPKWPATRIQTLYNRIDLDAAQAGQVSREEARHTLGLDTDAWIVGNVGRLHPDKDQATLLRGFAAALEYLPVNSQLAILGKGRLEQDLKALARELGIADRVLFLGQVPEARRYFRAFDVFALSSDHEPFGMVLLEAMAAGVPLLATACGGAKEVVEDVGILFPLGDAEHMAQGLQHLAAMDDLQRRQCAELMLDRLRERFSDRAVREAFWRLPQVTELAPRA, from the coding sequence ATGACACGCTCGGCTGAGCGACATGTGCTGCAGTTCTGCCACGGTTATGACGGGCCGTTCCTCGACTGCGCCCGTCAGTACGCCAGCCTGTTCGCGGGCACTGGCTATCGCGTGACCACGGTGTTCCTCACCGGGGCGGCCGATGCTGAGGTCGCCGCCGGCTGTGCCTCGGACGAGGTGCTGTTCATGGAGTACAGCTCCAGTGCCGTTCGCGGCCTGAAGCTGGGTGCCATCAGCGATCTGCGCAAGATCGCCGCCTCACGCAATTTCAGTTTCTGCATTGCCCATCGCTTCAAGCCGATCTACATCGCCCTGCTGGGCACGCGCCTGCCGGTGATCGGCGTGCACCATGCCTTTGGTGACTACCAGCGGCGTACGCGCCGGCTGTTCGCCCATGTGTTTCGCAAGCGTCTGAGCCTGCTCGGAGTGTCCGATGCGGTGCGTGACGACATGCGTCGCTGCCTGCCGAAATGGCCGGCTACGCGGATCCAGACTCTCTACAACCGCATCGACCTCGATGCCGCCCAGGCCGGCCAAGTCTCCCGGGAGGAGGCGCGGCATACGCTCGGGCTGGATACGGACGCCTGGATTGTCGGCAATGTTGGCCGTCTGCACCCGGACAAGGACCAGGCCACACTGTTGCGCGGCTTTGCCGCGGCACTGGAGTATCTGCCGGTCAACAGCCAGTTGGCGATTCTCGGCAAGGGCCGTCTGGAGCAGGATCTCAAGGCACTGGCTCGTGAGCTGGGCATTGCTGATCGCGTGCTGTTCCTTGGCCAGGTGCCCGAGGCGCGCCGTTATTTCCGCGCTTTTGATGTGTTCGCCCTGAGCTCCGACCACGAACCGTTTGGCATGGTGCTGCTCGAAGCCATGGCCGCTGGCGTGCCGTTGCTGGCCACGGCCTGCGGCGGCGCCAAGGAAGTGGTCGAGGACGTGGGCATCTTGTTTCCGCTGGGCGACGCCGAGCACATGGCCCAGGGGCTGCAACACCTGGCGGCCATGGACGATCTGCAGCGTCGCCAATGCGCCGAGCTGATGCTCGACCGCTTGCGCGAACGCTTCTCGGATCGCGCCGTACGCGAGGCATTCTGGCGTTTGCCCCAAGTCACCGAACTGGCGCCGAGGGCCTGA
- a CDS encoding lipopolysaccharide kinase InaA family protein, whose protein sequence is MHLSELKNAGRSPSLPLSLELADAAGAAQLQLLSLLRVLPGQRYVGAGVWRGRPVLAKLLVGSKAARHFQRELQGVRLLAEQGLTTPLLLADGLKEGEGGWLLFQLLEDAESLGDAWKQVEHLPLLADEQAAVLAEALGAIAQLHGKGLWQEDLHLDNLLRHDGKLYLIDGAGIRAETPGQPLSRQKVLENLGVFFAQLPKALQPFNEELLVYYLLGNAEHALPMEALQKQIDKVQAWRLKDFLAKVGRECSLFSVQRGAFGLRAVRRDEEAAMTPVLEQADALLDQGHLYKTGGAASVGKVEANGRTLVIKRYNIKNFAHWLKRFWRPSRAWHSWREGHRLAFLGIATPKPLALLEKRFLWLRRGAYLVTEHLAGPDIIERFGPYVENGEAPEAELLALDRLFADLIRERISHGDFKGHNLFWQHDRWALIDLDSMCQHRTQASFAPAYARDRARFMRNWPQDSALYRVIDGRLPKTIDSASSAL, encoded by the coding sequence ATGCATTTGTCCGAATTGAAGAATGCCGGCCGCAGCCCCAGCCTGCCGCTGAGCCTGGAACTGGCCGACGCTGCTGGCGCGGCGCAATTGCAGCTGCTTTCGCTGTTGCGGGTGTTGCCGGGGCAGCGTTATGTCGGCGCGGGCGTCTGGCGTGGTCGGCCGGTGCTGGCCAAATTATTGGTGGGCAGCAAGGCCGCCCGGCATTTTCAGCGGGAACTGCAAGGCGTGCGCTTGCTGGCCGAGCAAGGGTTGACCACGCCGTTATTGCTCGCCGATGGCCTGAAAGAGGGTGAAGGCGGCTGGTTGTTGTTCCAATTGCTCGAAGACGCCGAGAGCCTGGGCGATGCCTGGAAACAGGTCGAACACCTGCCGTTGCTGGCCGACGAGCAGGCGGCGGTGCTGGCCGAAGCCCTCGGCGCCATCGCGCAACTGCACGGCAAAGGCCTCTGGCAGGAAGACCTGCACCTGGACAATCTGCTGCGCCATGACGGCAAGCTCTATTTGATCGACGGCGCTGGCATCCGCGCTGAGACCCCGGGGCAACCGTTGTCGCGGCAGAAGGTCCTGGAGAACCTGGGGGTATTTTTCGCCCAGCTGCCCAAAGCCCTCCAGCCGTTCAATGAAGAGCTGCTGGTGTATTACCTGCTGGGCAACGCCGAACACGCGCTGCCCATGGAAGCGTTGCAAAAACAGATCGACAAGGTGCAAGCCTGGCGTCTCAAGGACTTCCTGGCAAAAGTCGGGCGTGAGTGCAGCCTGTTCAGTGTGCAGCGGGGGGCGTTCGGCCTGCGGGCGGTCCGTCGTGATGAAGAAGCGGCGATGACGCCGGTGCTGGAGCAGGCCGATGCGTTGCTTGACCAGGGCCATCTGTACAAGACCGGTGGCGCGGCCAGCGTCGGCAAAGTCGAGGCGAACGGTCGTACCTTGGTGATCAAGCGCTACAACATCAAGAACTTCGCCCACTGGCTCAAGCGCTTCTGGCGCCCGAGCCGTGCCTGGCATTCCTGGCGCGAAGGCCATCGCCTGGCTTTCCTCGGCATTGCCACACCCAAGCCGCTGGCTTTGCTGGAGAAGCGCTTCCTGTGGTTGCGCCGCGGCGCCTACCTGGTCACCGAACACCTGGCGGGGCCGGACATCATCGAGCGCTTCGGCCCTTACGTGGAGAACGGTGAAGCCCCCGAAGCTGAATTGCTGGCGCTGGATCGCTTGTTTGCCGACCTGATCCGCGAGCGCATCAGCCATGGCGACTTCAAGGGCCACAACCTGTTCTGGCAGCACGACCGCTGGGCGCTGATCGACCTCGACTCCATGTGCCAACACCGCACCCAGGCCAGCTTCGCCCCGGCCTACGCCCGGGATCGCGCGCGGTTCATGCGCAATTGGCCGCAGGACAGTGCGTTGTATCGGGTGATTGATGGGCGGTTGCCCAAAACAATCGATAGCGCCTCGTCCGCCCTATGA